TATAAAAATGGTAAAGGCGAAGGTAAACCACTTTAGCCCTTTGTCTGGAATAAAAGAGGTTTTGTGTTTGATTAGGGTGTCAGTATTAATTTTTTCAACGGAAATTTTGTGCTTTTTGTGTACACCAAAAAGTTGGTAATTAATTCCATTGCGTTCTTCTTCCCCCTTCTCATATGGTATGTCTGCACTTATTAGCATTTGCTCGAAGTAAATTCCCGCTTCCTCTTTAGAGAATTCGTAAACCATAAAGCTACGCTGCGATGGATGCTCGTAGTAATTTTGCAGTCGAATCATTTTACTTCCAGGTACTTAAGTACTCTATTGGTTTTCGTTGTCCTTTTGGCCATTCATCCTTAGGATATCCTAAATAAATAAGCCCCAAACAGCGATCTTTTTCGGCTAAATTGAAAAATTGCTTTCCGGCATCGCCCAATAAAAATTTTGGAGTAGACCAAAAAGCTCCAATACCGTAGGCAGTAGCCATTAGTTGCATGTTTTGAACGGCACAAGCCACAGCCATAATTTCTTCTATTTCTGGTATTCTTTCCGATTCTTGGCGTTCCATACAAACCCCTATTACCGCTGTAGATGCCATCGGACGGTTTTCCATTTTCAAAAGCTTAGCCTCACTTCTTTTTTCTTCCGGAGTTGCGTGTTTATAGCTCTCAACTAGAAAGTTTGCAAGTTCTTTTCTGCTTTCCTCAGACTGAAATACGGTAAAACGCCAAGGTTGAGTTTTGCCGTGGGTGGGAGCCCAAGTTGCCGCATTAAGCAGTTTTTCGATAATCTCCTTGTGAACCTTTCTTGTACTATATAATTCCGGATATATCGTTCGTCTATCCTTTATCACTTCAAATATTTCACTCAGGTTATGTCGCATATTATTTCCACTTAATGTTACATCCCATGCTTGGAATTTGATTGGGTATTTCTTTGTTTCCTGAAAGCAAACTATCAATAGCAGCCCTTAAATCAGCACCATTTACTGGAGCTTTGTTTCCCGGACTTGCCG
This window of the Luteibaculum oceani genome carries:
- a CDS encoding nitroreductase family protein produces the protein MRHNLSEIFEVIKDRRTIYPELYSTRKVHKEIIEKLLNAATWAPTHGKTQPWRFTVFQSEESRKELANFLVESYKHATPEEKRSEAKLLKMENRPMASTAVIGVCMERQESERIPEIEEIMAVACAVQNMQLMATAYGIGAFWSTPKFLLGDAGKQFFNLAEKDRCLGLIYLGYPKDEWPKGQRKPIEYLSTWK